A window from Mus caroli chromosome 2, CAROLI_EIJ_v1.1, whole genome shotgun sequence encodes these proteins:
- the Dynlrb1 gene encoding dynein light chain roadblock-type 1 has protein sequence MAEVEETLKRLQSQKGVQGIIVVNTEGIPIKSTMDNPTTTQYASLMHNFILKARSTVREIDAQNDLTFLRIRSKKNEIMVAPDKDYFLIVIQNPTE, from the exons GCAGAGGTGGAGGAAACACTCAAGAGGCTTCAAAGCCAGAAAGGAGTGCAGGGCATCATCGTGGTGAACACAGAAG GCATTCCCATCAAGAGCACAATGGACAACCCCACCACTACACAGTATGCCAGCCTCATGCACAACTTCATCTTGAAGGCGCGGAGCACTGTGCGTGAGATTGACGCCCAGAACGACCTGACCTTCCTTCGAATTCGctccaagaaaaatgaaattatggtgGCACCAG atAAAGACTATTTCCTGATTGTGATCCAGAATCCAACTGAATAA